One part of the Sorangiineae bacterium MSr11954 genome encodes these proteins:
- a CDS encoding MYXO-CTERM sorting domain-containing protein: MEPFDVARVTIGIKADKTRLSRTEIPIRIALANDAAFSKAVTTTVGINYNYDDVPDSSVTENAESSNNVWTFAHGGRPLEAWTRRGDSTNHAWHGADLGTASDESFVSPPINVGDGDFAISFRHRYQFESGAAVPGGPEVFFDGGVFEVSEDGGTTWKDVSTYTDPNYPQTIYPVEDNSNVLRGRKAWAGISPAYPNFDYVSLSFGKALAGKTIKVRFRVASDESAGAPGWDVDNITFGGITNLPFPTIVDDRRACTTAPPPPPPRDGGSGATDAGPRADAGVRTDAGGGPGAGGGGGGGGWNDPGAADAGGNPSTPSGSDDGGGCGCVTSPGAGAGSGPLAFVLGGLAMLLRRRRRG, translated from the coding sequence ATGGAGCCGTTCGACGTGGCGCGCGTGACCATCGGCATCAAGGCCGACAAGACGCGCCTCTCGCGAACGGAGATCCCCATCCGCATCGCGCTCGCCAACGACGCGGCGTTCAGCAAGGCCGTCACCACCACGGTCGGCATCAATTACAACTACGACGACGTGCCCGATTCATCGGTCACCGAGAACGCGGAGAGCTCGAACAACGTATGGACGTTCGCCCACGGCGGGCGCCCGCTCGAGGCGTGGACGCGCCGGGGGGACTCGACCAACCACGCGTGGCACGGCGCCGATCTCGGGACGGCCAGCGACGAGAGCTTCGTCTCGCCGCCCATCAACGTGGGCGACGGCGACTTTGCGATCTCCTTCCGCCATCGTTACCAATTCGAGAGCGGCGCGGCCGTCCCCGGGGGGCCGGAGGTCTTCTTCGACGGCGGCGTCTTCGAGGTCTCCGAAGACGGCGGCACCACGTGGAAGGACGTGTCCACGTACACCGATCCCAATTACCCGCAAACGATCTACCCTGTGGAGGACAACAGCAACGTGCTGCGCGGGCGCAAGGCGTGGGCGGGGATTTCGCCGGCGTACCCCAACTTCGATTACGTCTCGTTGAGCTTCGGAAAGGCGCTCGCGGGCAAGACCATCAAGGTGCGCTTCCGCGTGGCCAGCGACGAGTCGGCGGGCGCGCCCGGCTGGGACGTCGACAACATCACGTTCGGCGGAATTACCAACCTGCCGTTCCCCACCATCGTCGACGACCGACGCGCGTGCACCACGGCGCCGCCGCCACCGCCTCCGCGCGATGGTGGCTCCGGCGCAACCGACGCAGGGCCGCGCGCCGATGCCGGGGTGCGCACCGACGCGGGCGGCGGTCCCGGCGCGGGTGGAGGCGGCGGGGGTGGCGGCTGGAACGATCCAGGCGCCGCGGACGCGGGCGGCAATCCCTCGACACCTTCCGGCTCCGACGACGGAGGCGGTTGCGGATGCGTGACCTCGCCCGGCGCAGGGGCAGGCAGCGGGCCGTTGGCCTTCGTTCTGGGCGGTCTGGCGATGCTTCTGCGGCGCCGCCGCCGCGGTTGA
- a CDS encoding M36 family metallopeptidase, with the protein MGQVVSRDSVGRARVILAGRDENAADLKVTAETAARVHLLRHTEPLGISESTVRSAVVANTHPIQGGNGASVVQFEQRVEGLEVFHSRASVVLDASKNLVSIGSNLGQAGAGAKLTKLTFALPAEKAMANIYSEHFGRTLDAGAVRDLGTVNGGELRGLSVATPRDAHRVYDATSKRVLFPSEHGLTPAYYVEFFSRAPGSREDHAYGYVISAKDGRVLYKASLTQNETFNYRVWAENEALDYIPMDGPFVDYTPHPTGAPNKIQLGYRDINTMPLIAIDGLNKNKDPWLAANKTTTFGNNVHAYSDRTDTHGEDDAGAPTGEGDGFGPGDYEAEVTSDKTFDRKYNPALEPNASPDQIKAAVTQIFYTTNWLHDYWYDSGFDEKSGVAQVDNYGRGGVDKDPMNVEAQDGADFGLGNNANMSTPADGRSPKMQMYVWSALPNNRSLVTTPTAVPFGDWLGSAVFGPQAFDTAGDLAVADVPLACTPPTNVSGKIAVVTRGTCDFTAKALNAQQGGAIGVILINNAAGHAAPNPGLNNKDITIPLLALSLEDGALLRQAIAGGTATRVTLHRGAEGPKHDGTIDNAVVAHEWGHYLHHRLVLCGSKSCSGMSEGWADFTALHMVVREADAPYADKAYALTQYGTSGTLEESAYFGIRRAPYSTDLKKNPFTFKHVRRGAALPTTAPLSPGSADMSEVHNVGEIWAQTLFDGYVNLLNVGPKAGRNFKQSKRQMADYIVAGMKATGIEPTFTEQRDAILATVWATGRKDDFVALAKGFAKRGLGVGAVAPAVAVDSVIDGLEGAVESLDDTKGDLAILEAKVEEAADSCDHDGIIDAGEKGTVTVTVRNAGWSTLANTKVSVTTIDPSIAIGNGGAGTVASVDPFGTAKVTIPITASKSPIGHSVLPVRVTVSNPDAHTPSLTQTFAVAFNSDDAPRTAAVDNVEAATSTWVTAHAGTTLEAFSRKGDPSNHVWHGDNLNVSGEGTLTSPSVIVGTDDFVISFRHRYIFEYGVGPDLLFDGGVLEISEDNGSTWKDVSTYVNPEYTGTLAKSASNPLSERAAWGATSPSYPDYDPVSLNLGKKLSGKTIKVRFRVGSDDNTGAPGWDIDDIGFAGTASLPFASQVDDKAACGAPTPGADAGTGNNEARYTMPDDGCAVSPAPGHSTRNAWGLGLIGGLALLLRRRRRSAR; encoded by the coding sequence TTGGGACAGGTTGTTTCGCGGGATTCGGTCGGCCGGGCGCGGGTGATCTTGGCGGGGCGCGACGAGAACGCGGCCGACTTGAAGGTGACCGCGGAGACGGCCGCGCGCGTTCACCTTTTGCGGCACACCGAGCCGCTCGGGATCTCCGAGAGCACCGTTCGCAGCGCCGTGGTGGCGAACACGCACCCCATCCAGGGTGGCAACGGCGCGAGCGTGGTGCAGTTCGAGCAGCGGGTGGAGGGGCTCGAGGTGTTTCACTCCCGCGCGAGCGTGGTCCTCGATGCGTCCAAGAACCTGGTGTCCATTGGCTCGAACCTCGGTCAGGCCGGCGCGGGGGCCAAGCTCACCAAGCTGACCTTCGCCCTCCCGGCCGAGAAGGCGATGGCGAACATCTACTCCGAGCACTTCGGCCGGACCTTGGACGCCGGCGCGGTGCGCGATCTGGGGACGGTGAACGGCGGCGAGCTGCGCGGGCTTTCGGTGGCCACCCCGAGGGACGCCCATCGCGTCTACGACGCCACGTCCAAGCGCGTCCTCTTTCCGAGCGAGCACGGGCTCACGCCCGCCTACTACGTGGAGTTTTTCTCGCGGGCGCCCGGCTCGCGCGAGGACCATGCGTACGGCTATGTCATCAGCGCCAAGGACGGGCGCGTGCTCTACAAGGCGTCGCTCACCCAGAACGAGACGTTCAACTACCGCGTTTGGGCGGAGAACGAAGCGCTGGATTACATTCCGATGGACGGTCCGTTCGTCGACTACACGCCGCACCCCACCGGCGCGCCGAACAAGATCCAGCTCGGCTACCGCGACATCAACACGATGCCGCTCATCGCCATCGATGGGCTCAACAAGAACAAGGACCCCTGGCTCGCCGCCAACAAAACCACGACCTTCGGAAACAACGTCCACGCGTACAGCGATCGCACCGACACCCACGGCGAGGACGACGCCGGGGCCCCGACGGGCGAGGGCGATGGGTTCGGCCCGGGCGACTACGAGGCCGAGGTCACGTCGGACAAGACGTTCGACCGCAAGTACAACCCCGCGCTGGAGCCCAACGCGAGCCCCGACCAGATCAAGGCGGCGGTGACGCAGATCTTCTATACGACCAACTGGCTGCACGACTATTGGTACGACTCGGGCTTCGACGAGAAGTCGGGTGTGGCCCAGGTCGACAACTACGGGCGCGGCGGCGTGGACAAGGATCCGATGAACGTCGAGGCCCAGGACGGGGCGGACTTCGGCCTCGGCAACAACGCGAACATGTCGACGCCGGCGGACGGTCGTTCGCCGAAGATGCAGATGTACGTGTGGTCGGCCTTGCCGAACAACCGCAGCTTGGTGACCACCCCCACCGCCGTGCCCTTCGGCGATTGGCTGGGGAGCGCGGTCTTCGGTCCGCAGGCGTTCGACACGGCCGGCGATCTCGCGGTGGCCGACGTTCCGCTCGCGTGCACGCCGCCGACGAATGTCTCGGGGAAGATCGCGGTCGTCACGCGCGGCACCTGCGACTTCACCGCCAAGGCGCTCAACGCGCAGCAGGGGGGCGCGATCGGCGTCATCTTGATCAACAACGCGGCCGGTCACGCGGCGCCGAACCCGGGGCTGAACAACAAAGACATCACCATTCCGCTGCTCGCCTTGAGCCTGGAGGACGGCGCCCTCTTGCGACAGGCCATCGCGGGCGGCACCGCCACCCGGGTCACGCTCCACCGCGGGGCCGAGGGGCCGAAGCACGATGGCACCATCGACAACGCCGTGGTGGCGCACGAGTGGGGGCACTACCTGCACCACCGGCTCGTGCTCTGCGGCTCCAAGTCGTGCAGCGGTATGAGCGAAGGGTGGGCGGACTTCACGGCGCTGCACATGGTGGTCCGCGAGGCGGACGCGCCCTACGCGGACAAGGCGTACGCGCTGACGCAATATGGAACGTCGGGCACGCTCGAGGAGTCGGCGTACTTTGGAATCCGCCGCGCGCCCTACAGCACCGATCTCAAGAAGAACCCCTTTACGTTCAAGCACGTGAGGCGCGGCGCGGCCCTGCCGACGACGGCTCCTCTGTCGCCAGGCTCCGCCGACATGAGCGAGGTGCACAACGTCGGTGAGATCTGGGCGCAGACCCTGTTCGATGGATACGTCAACCTGCTGAACGTGGGGCCCAAAGCGGGCCGCAACTTCAAGCAGAGCAAGCGCCAGATGGCCGACTACATCGTGGCGGGCATGAAGGCGACGGGCATCGAGCCGACCTTCACCGAGCAGCGCGACGCCATCCTCGCCACCGTGTGGGCCACGGGGCGAAAGGACGACTTCGTCGCGCTGGCCAAGGGGTTTGCCAAGCGGGGTCTCGGCGTGGGCGCGGTGGCTCCTGCGGTGGCGGTGGACTCGGTCATCGACGGGCTCGAGGGCGCGGTCGAGAGCTTGGACGACACGAAGGGCGATCTGGCCATCCTCGAGGCCAAGGTCGAAGAGGCGGCCGACTCGTGCGATCACGACGGCATCATCGACGCGGGCGAAAAAGGGACGGTGACCGTCACCGTGCGCAACGCCGGCTGGTCCACCCTCGCCAACACCAAGGTGTCGGTCACCACGATCGATCCGAGCATCGCCATCGGCAACGGCGGCGCGGGCACGGTGGCCTCGGTGGATCCCTTCGGGACGGCCAAGGTGACCATCCCCATCACGGCCTCCAAGTCGCCCATCGGTCACTCGGTGCTCCCGGTTCGCGTGACCGTGAGCAACCCCGACGCCCACACGCCGAGCCTGACCCAGACGTTCGCGGTTGCGTTCAACTCCGACGATGCACCGCGCACCGCGGCGGTGGACAACGTGGAGGCGGCGACATCGACCTGGGTGACCGCGCACGCCGGCACCACCTTGGAGGCCTTCTCGCGCAAGGGGGATCCGTCGAACCACGTTTGGCACGGCGACAACCTCAACGTCTCGGGCGAAGGGACCCTCACGTCGCCTTCGGTGATCGTCGGAACGGACGATTTCGTCATCTCGTTCCGGCATCGGTACATTTTCGAGTACGGCGTGGGCCCCGATCTCCTCTTCGACGGCGGCGTGCTCGAAATTTCGGAGGACAACGGGAGCACGTGGAAGGACGTGAGCACGTACGTGAACCCCGAGTACACGGGCACCTTGGCCAAGTCGGCGTCCAATCCACTCTCCGAGCGCGCGGCGTGGGGCGCCACCTCGCCCTCGTATCCTGATTACGATCCCGTCTCGCTCAACCTCGGTAAAAAGTTGAGCGGCAAGACCATCAAAGTGCGTTTCCGCGTCGGCAGCGACGACAATACGGGCGCGCCGGGATGGGATATCGACGACATCGGCTTCGCGGGCACCGCGAGCCTGCCGTTCGCCAGTCAAGTCGACGACAAAGCCGCGTGCGGCGCGCCCACCCCCGGCGCCGACGCAGGCACCGGCAACAACGAGGCGCGCTACACCATGCCGGATGATGGATGCGCCGTGTCACCGGCCCCCGGCCACAGCACCCGCAATGCATGGGGTCTCGGTCTCATCGGCGGTCTGGCCCTGCTGCTTCGCCGCCGCCGTCGCTCGGCCCGCTGA
- a CDS encoding M36 family metallopeptidase: protein MGALAAASAMLVAFPMCAGDGSPTASIPENEITPEEAEARAALAHTPLGHVVSTNAVGKARFVIGSAEMGPASAQGIGGGARLTSGSGTARAPAWKVGSELASRIHLSRHAEMLGLNEPAVRAAVVTSTHALQGGGRIVQFEQRVDGVPVFHTRASVLLDANQNLVSLTSNLHPAAVGTKAVAFPTTAESALAHVYAAHFGVALPPSAIRDRGIEGGGDARDYAVSTPADAPRLLDATAQRVLFPRGDELVPAYHIEFIGRAPGSVEDDGYAYVLDAVSGALLYKASITASEAFKYRVWADRDGIHTPADGPYKRAVPYRDPPVPSNPEPAYADMELVTMEGFNTNRDGRADPWLPAGATVTSGNNVHAYSDRNDTHESDAGVAVGDGFEPGVDIEADLTDVAQRAFDRTYDPAAEPESSANQIKAAVTQLFYVTNWLHDYWYDSGFDEAAGVAQMDNFGRGGVAGDPMLAEAQDGAQFGLANNANMSTRTDGKSPRMQMYVWNPAIKRNLTTNPPIAFDEGWGAARSFGAQSFDVQPAGREIVLANDGSANPTWACGRPTNVAGKIAVIDRGGAEATCSIPKKLQNAKLGGALGALFVNDTLTGAQVLSSMPTDAEKADLAGFPILTLSQKNGAELKAKLAQGTVTAARMFRDVESPKHDGTIDNSIVAHEWGHYFHHRLVVCGSPSCGGMSEGWGDFNALFMSVRANDALEEAAFPAAQYATAGSAPEGSNYYGIRRAPYSTSFAKNPFTFKHVSKKAALPATAPLAITSVDMSELHNVGEVWAETLFEAYAGFLQAATGTFEEKKRRFSKYIVAGMKLTPVEPTFTEQRDAILTAVLAGGSPSEFEAVAGGFRKRGLGTGAIAPPTGSETLEEVVEDFTAKGNIAVQSTGLEATLGCDSDGHLDAGETGKFTVEVKNLGWTPLANTKVTVRSSDPNIVFDHTTESVPELSPLWQVAKLSFAVTVKESARPRTVLPITVKVENPDSAIPSREYKYETLANYDDALKVSATDDVESERVAWMFAGTGEKLFNVWGRAGAPDNHVWHAEDMGITTDERLVSPDLVVGSAGDFTIAFKHRYRFEFTAATSSKPAVYFDGGVLELSEDGGATWKDISTYNGVNPGYVGDLESDNPLPARRAWAASSENYPAFKGVSLNLGSSLAGKTVKVRFRVVTDGGVGAPGWDIDDIAFGGITNKPFAALVDDVTPCVQPIPDAGTGGDAGGGKGLGSTHDDSGCSVASSGARAEGTSRAAVRLGLALGLLAFVRRRRGDAVHR from the coding sequence ATGGGGGCTCTCGCGGCGGCCAGCGCCATGTTGGTCGCTTTTCCGATGTGTGCCGGAGACGGCTCACCCACCGCGTCCATTCCCGAAAATGAGATCACCCCCGAAGAAGCCGAAGCCCGCGCGGCGCTGGCCCATACCCCACTTGGCCATGTGGTTTCGACCAACGCGGTTGGAAAAGCGCGCTTCGTGATCGGTAGCGCCGAAATGGGTCCGGCCTCGGCGCAGGGCATCGGGGGCGGCGCACGGCTTACGTCCGGCTCGGGCACCGCGCGCGCCCCCGCATGGAAAGTCGGCTCGGAGCTGGCATCGCGTATCCACCTTTCACGACATGCGGAGATGCTCGGCCTGAATGAACCTGCGGTGCGGGCCGCGGTGGTGACGAGCACGCACGCGCTCCAAGGAGGCGGCCGCATCGTGCAGTTCGAGCAGCGGGTGGATGGGGTGCCGGTGTTTCATACCCGCGCGAGCGTTCTGCTCGACGCGAACCAGAACCTGGTCTCCCTTACATCGAACCTGCACCCGGCCGCCGTGGGGACGAAGGCCGTGGCGTTCCCCACCACGGCCGAGTCGGCGCTGGCCCATGTGTACGCGGCGCATTTTGGTGTCGCGCTGCCGCCGTCTGCGATCCGCGATCGCGGCATCGAGGGCGGCGGCGATGCGCGCGACTACGCCGTGAGCACCCCGGCGGATGCCCCGCGCCTGCTCGACGCGACGGCCCAGCGCGTGCTCTTCCCGCGCGGCGACGAGCTCGTGCCCGCGTACCACATCGAGTTCATCGGCCGCGCCCCCGGCTCCGTGGAGGACGACGGCTACGCGTATGTCCTCGACGCCGTCTCCGGCGCGCTCCTCTACAAAGCGTCGATCACCGCCAGCGAGGCGTTCAAGTACCGCGTTTGGGCCGATCGCGACGGCATCCATACGCCTGCCGATGGCCCGTACAAACGCGCGGTGCCCTACCGCGATCCCCCCGTGCCGAGCAACCCCGAGCCGGCCTACGCCGACATGGAGCTCGTCACCATGGAGGGGTTCAACACGAACCGAGATGGTCGCGCCGATCCATGGCTGCCGGCCGGGGCCACCGTCACCTCGGGCAACAATGTGCACGCGTACAGCGATCGCAATGACACGCACGAGTCGGACGCCGGCGTGGCGGTCGGCGATGGCTTCGAGCCCGGGGTCGATATCGAGGCGGATCTCACCGACGTGGCGCAGCGCGCCTTCGACCGCACCTACGATCCGGCGGCGGAGCCCGAGTCGAGCGCCAATCAGATCAAGGCGGCGGTGACGCAGCTCTTTTATGTCACCAACTGGCTGCACGACTACTGGTACGACTCCGGCTTCGACGAGGCGGCGGGCGTCGCGCAAATGGACAACTTCGGTCGCGGCGGCGTCGCCGGCGATCCGATGCTCGCCGAGGCGCAAGACGGCGCCCAGTTCGGCCTGGCGAACAACGCGAACATGTCCACGCGGACCGACGGCAAGTCGCCTCGCATGCAGATGTACGTGTGGAACCCGGCCATCAAGCGCAACCTGACGACCAACCCGCCCATTGCCTTCGACGAGGGGTGGGGCGCGGCGCGCTCGTTCGGGGCGCAGTCCTTCGACGTGCAACCCGCGGGCCGCGAGATCGTCCTCGCCAACGATGGAAGCGCCAACCCGACGTGGGCGTGCGGCCGTCCCACGAACGTGGCGGGCAAGATCGCCGTCATCGATCGCGGCGGCGCCGAGGCGACGTGCAGCATCCCCAAGAAGCTCCAGAACGCCAAGCTCGGCGGGGCCCTCGGCGCGCTGTTCGTCAACGACACCCTCACCGGTGCGCAGGTGCTCTCGTCCATGCCGACCGACGCCGAGAAGGCCGATCTGGCGGGATTTCCCATCCTCACCCTGAGCCAGAAGAACGGGGCCGAGCTCAAAGCCAAGCTGGCGCAGGGCACGGTGACCGCCGCGCGCATGTTCCGTGACGTGGAGTCGCCCAAGCACGACGGCACCATCGACAACTCCATCGTGGCGCACGAGTGGGGCCACTACTTCCATCATCGCCTGGTCGTCTGTGGATCGCCTTCGTGCGGCGGCATGAGCGAGGGGTGGGGCGACTTCAACGCCCTGTTCATGTCGGTGCGCGCCAATGACGCGCTCGAGGAGGCCGCGTTTCCGGCCGCCCAGTATGCGACGGCCGGATCGGCGCCCGAGGGCTCGAACTACTACGGGATCCGGCGCGCGCCCTATTCCACGAGCTTCGCCAAGAACCCTTTCACCTTCAAGCACGTGAGCAAAAAGGCCGCGCTGCCGGCCACGGCGCCCTTGGCCATCACCTCGGTCGATATGAGCGAGTTGCACAACGTGGGCGAAGTTTGGGCGGAGACGCTCTTCGAGGCCTACGCCGGATTTTTGCAGGCCGCCACCGGCACCTTCGAGGAGAAGAAGCGCCGCTTTTCCAAGTACATCGTGGCGGGCATGAAGCTCACGCCGGTGGAGCCCACCTTCACCGAGCAGCGCGACGCCATCCTCACCGCGGTGCTCGCCGGCGGGAGCCCGAGCGAGTTCGAAGCCGTCGCCGGAGGCTTCCGAAAGCGCGGCCTCGGCACCGGCGCCATCGCACCCCCCACGGGATCGGAGACCTTGGAGGAGGTCGTCGAAGATTTCACCGCCAAGGGGAACATCGCCGTGCAGTCGACGGGCCTGGAGGCGACCTTGGGCTGCGACAGCGACGGGCACCTCGACGCGGGTGAAACGGGGAAGTTTACGGTGGAAGTGAAGAACCTGGGGTGGACCCCTCTGGCCAACACCAAAGTGACGGTCCGATCGTCCGACCCGAACATCGTATTCGATCACACCACCGAGTCGGTGCCGGAGCTGTCCCCGCTCTGGCAGGTCGCCAAGCTCAGTTTTGCCGTCACCGTGAAGGAGAGCGCGAGGCCGCGTACCGTGCTTCCCATTACGGTGAAGGTGGAGAACCCCGACTCGGCGATTCCAAGCAGGGAATACAAATACGAGACCCTCGCCAACTACGATGACGCCCTGAAGGTCTCGGCCACCGACGACGTGGAGAGCGAGCGGGTGGCCTGGATGTTCGCCGGCACCGGTGAAAAATTGTTCAACGTGTGGGGGCGCGCGGGCGCGCCGGACAACCATGTCTGGCACGCAGAGGACATGGGGATCACCACGGACGAGCGGCTCGTCTCCCCCGATTTGGTCGTGGGGAGCGCGGGGGATTTCACCATCGCCTTCAAGCACCGTTACCGATTCGAATTTACCGCGGCGACCAGCTCGAAGCCGGCCGTGTACTTCGATGGCGGGGTGCTCGAGCTGTCGGAGGACGGCGGCGCCACCTGGAAGGATATTTCGACTTACAACGGAGTGAATCCGGGGTATGTCGGAGATTTGGAATCGGACAATCCGCTGCCCGCGCGAAGAGCGTGGGCGGCATCGTCGGAGAATTATCCTGCGTTCAAGGGCGTGTCGCTCAACCTGGGGAGCTCACTGGCCGGTAAGACGGTCAAGGTGCGCTTCCGCGTGGTGACCGACGGCGGCGTGGGCGCGCCGGGATGGGATATCGACGATATCGCGTTCGGCGGAATCACGAACAAGCCGTTCGCCGCCTTGGTCGACGACGTGACGCCGTGCGTCCAACCGATCCCGGACGCGGGCACCGGCGGGGATGCGGGCGGAGGGAAGGGGCTCGGCAGCACCCACGACGACTCGGGGTGCTCGGTGGCTTCTTCGGGGGCGCGCGCCGAGGGGACTTCGCGCGCGGCTGTGAGACTTGGATTGGCTTTGGGTTTGCTCGCGTTCGTGCGCCGTCGCCGAGGAGACGCGGTGCATCGGTGA
- a CDS encoding protein kinase — translation MLSADFEDPFDLVGDVLDGQFRVDRFAGEGDFTVVYRGHHLGVDAPVAIKCLNVPPTLDAALLEPFLESFRDGARLHYRLALGNLHIARSIAFGTTMAPRTGQSVPYLVREWLEGCSLATDFEERAKEGLRSRTLREVIALLDSAAEALAYAHAQGVVHHSINPRNLFVVPTLEGRVVKVLDFGVAKLLNEHSVGTVSATSGVTHAHAFEGAGLRVMFPSYSAPEQIDRRFGTPGAATDVYALALVIYEALAGAPVVPHNMLFADVLQTFQPNQRPTARGLGVSISGQAEAVLAQALALEPSVRHGNAAEFWRELKNALREESSGKVRLRASYVSGPRSARALRKGHEGHGAGVEVAAGRGVEALGAGGREALAGRGAEALGAGGREALAGRGVEALGAGGREALAGRGVEALGAGGREALAGRGAEALGVGGRETLAGRGVEALGAGGREALAGRGVEALGAGGRGAEALGAGGRETLAVHGADAHGAGGREALAGRGAEAREGHRAEEHVAYGATAPRAGLQGAAGVHGASAPRAGLQGAADVRGASAPRAGLQGAAGVHGSGESEAGWREERTAPRARVPTPSGMSAALTDPSPRERRIWLLPVVAGTAIAVSALLWAAVLFWRGAPARPRLVAALSASASFATRAPLSSAAASLAAAPPALPSATAATAAPAVRPAEPPVSAAAATPALASAPRPRPVRRRETFPREEAARAFERVAADFASCAMPGGPHGPGSVRARFNSDGTLLHVTLAPPYAGTPTGTCIVQRFETITVSPFATPSVAFNYVFTTIP, via the coding sequence ATGCTCAGCGCGGACTTCGAGGATCCTTTCGATCTCGTCGGGGACGTGCTCGACGGCCAGTTTCGCGTCGATCGCTTCGCCGGCGAAGGTGATTTCACGGTCGTGTATCGAGGACATCACCTCGGTGTGGACGCGCCCGTGGCCATCAAATGTCTGAACGTCCCACCTACATTGGATGCGGCGCTCTTGGAGCCCTTCCTGGAGAGCTTCCGCGATGGGGCCCGGCTGCACTACCGACTTGCGCTCGGCAACTTGCATATCGCGCGGAGCATCGCGTTTGGGACCACGATGGCCCCGCGTACCGGTCAATCGGTTCCCTACCTGGTCCGTGAGTGGTTGGAGGGGTGTTCGCTCGCCACCGACTTCGAGGAGCGCGCCAAAGAGGGGTTACGTTCTCGCACCTTGCGTGAGGTTATCGCACTCCTCGATTCAGCCGCCGAAGCCTTGGCGTATGCGCACGCGCAAGGGGTGGTGCACCACTCGATCAACCCGCGGAACCTGTTCGTGGTGCCGACCCTCGAGGGGCGGGTCGTCAAGGTGCTGGACTTCGGCGTCGCCAAGTTGCTCAACGAGCACTCCGTCGGCACGGTCAGCGCGACGAGCGGCGTGACGCACGCGCATGCGTTCGAGGGTGCCGGCCTTCGCGTGATGTTTCCGAGCTACTCGGCGCCCGAGCAGATCGATCGGCGCTTTGGCACGCCGGGTGCGGCCACCGATGTGTACGCGCTCGCGCTGGTGATCTACGAGGCGCTCGCCGGCGCGCCGGTGGTGCCGCACAATATGCTGTTCGCCGACGTGCTCCAGACCTTTCAGCCGAATCAGCGGCCTACGGCGCGGGGGCTCGGTGTGTCGATCTCCGGCCAGGCGGAGGCGGTGCTCGCGCAGGCACTGGCGCTCGAGCCGAGCGTGCGGCATGGCAACGCGGCGGAATTTTGGCGCGAGTTGAAGAATGCGCTGCGCGAAGAGTCGAGCGGGAAGGTGCGACTTCGGGCGTCGTATGTGTCGGGGCCGCGCTCGGCGCGGGCGCTACGCAAGGGGCATGAGGGGCATGGGGCGGGCGTGGAGGTGGCTGCTGGGCGCGGCGTGGAGGCGCTTGGCGCGGGCGGGCGTGAGGCGCTTGCCGGGCGTGGCGCAGAGGCGCTTGGCGCGGGCGGGCGTGAGGCGCTTGCCGGGCGTGGCGTGGAGGCGCTGGGCGCGGGCGGGCGTGAGGCGCTTGCCGGGCGTGGCGTGGAGGCGCTGGGCGCGGGCGGGCGTGAGGCGCTTGCCGGGCGCGGCGCAGAGGCGCTTGGCGTGGGCGGGCGTGAGACACTTGCCGGGCGCGGCGTGGAGGCGCTGGGCGCAGGCGGGCGTGAGGCGCTTGCCGGGCGCGGCGTGGAGGCGCTTGGCGCGGGCGGGCGTGGCGCAGAGGCGCTTGGCGCGGGCGGGCGTGAGACACTTGCCGTGCACGGGGCGGACGCGCATGGCGCAGGCGGGCGTGAGGCGCTTGCCGGGCGCGGCGCGGAGGCGCGTGAGGGGCATAGGGCGGAGGAGCATGTGGCGTACGGAGCCACGGCGCCGCGGGCGGGCTTGCAGGGGGCAGCCGGCGTGCATGGAGCCTCGGCGCCGCGGGCGGGCTTGCAGGGGGCGGCCGACGTGCGTGGAGCCTCGGCGCCGCGGGCGGGCTTGCAGGGGGCGGCCGGCGTGCACGGGTCCGGCGAGTCGGAGGCGGGGTGGCGTGAGGAACGGACCGCTCCGCGCGCGCGGGTCCCAACGCCGTCCGGGATGTCGGCGGCGCTGACGGATCCTTCACCGAGGGAGCGGCGCATCTGGCTTTTGCCGGTGGTCGCGGGTACGGCGATCGCGGTATCGGCGCTTCTTTGGGCTGCGGTTCTCTTCTGGCGCGGCGCCCCCGCGCGACCGAGGCTCGTCGCGGCCCTATCGGCATCGGCGTCCTTCGCGACACGAGCGCCCCTTTCCTCGGCGGCCGCCTCGTTGGCGGCGGCGCCCCCGGCGCTGCCATCGGCGACGGCTGCGACGGCCGCGCCTGCCGTGCGTCCGGCAGAGCCACCGGTTTCCGCGGCTGCCGCCACGCCGGCACTGGCGAGCGCTCCGCGCCCGCGTCCTGTGCGCCGGCGTGAGACGTTCCCACGCGAGGAGGCTGCGCGCGCCTTCGAGCGCGTGGCGGCCGATTTCGCGAGCTGCGCGATGCCTGGCGGACCGCATGGCCCGGGGAGCGTCCGCGCGCGCTTCAACAGCGACGGCACCCTTCTGCACGTGACCCTGGCCCCGCCTTACGCGGGAACGCCCACGGGTACGTGCATTGTACAACGATTCGAGACGATCACCGTGAGCCCCTTCGCGACCCCATCGGTGGCGTTCAACTACGTCTTTACGACCATCCCCTGA